A genomic segment from Bradyrhizobium diazoefficiens USDA 110 encodes:
- a CDS encoding sensor histidine kinase, giving the protein MTSDVGREQLLSATPPSRDELSYRLEQQSLLGDFGRIAMLTRDFTLILQRATELCAQGLRVRFAKVLEFLPDEKRLMVRAGVGWAPGTINIVSLSTDTGSPAGYAYQTGKSVISNHLEAETRFRTPQLLADHGIRRAINVLIERGAEGNQSFGVLEVDSTDPGEFDEADAHFLAGFASLLGIAIERQQADAKLQKALEHQELLTREMSHRVKNSLTSVVGLLRVQARSAQSEEVRNALDDASARVETIAQVHDHLWRGSQIGFVDLEDFMTELCKKLKGATEGLSLHCHADSMLLSADHAIPLGLLVNELVTNAVKYAYPEGKGAIEISAREIEGQLRLEVSDQGIGLPDGFDIDQPRTSLGFKVVKGLVGQLQGHIAVVTGATKGARFLVNLPILRKKVI; this is encoded by the coding sequence ATGACTTCCGACGTCGGGCGGGAACAATTGCTTTCCGCAACACCGCCAAGTCGAGACGAACTTTCATATCGATTGGAGCAACAATCCTTACTTGGGGATTTCGGCCGCATAGCGATGCTGACCCGCGACTTCACGCTAATACTGCAACGCGCAACGGAATTATGCGCACAGGGTCTGAGAGTTCGCTTCGCTAAGGTCTTAGAATTTCTTCCAGATGAAAAACGCCTTATGGTTCGCGCCGGCGTCGGTTGGGCGCCCGGGACCATCAATATCGTTTCGCTTAGCACGGATACCGGGTCGCCAGCAGGGTATGCATACCAGACTGGAAAGAGCGTCATATCAAACCATCTAGAAGCGGAGACGCGTTTCCGTACGCCTCAGCTCCTAGCGGATCATGGTATCAGGCGGGCAATCAACGTGCTGATAGAACGGGGGGCAGAGGGCAATCAGTCCTTCGGCGTGCTGGAAGTCGATAGTACCGACCCTGGCGAGTTCGACGAGGCGGACGCACACTTCCTTGCGGGCTTCGCCAGCCTGCTTGGCATCGCCATCGAACGCCAGCAGGCCGACGCCAAGCTTCAGAAGGCCCTCGAGCATCAGGAATTGCTGACACGGGAAATGAGCCATCGTGTCAAGAACAGCCTGACTTCGGTTGTCGGCCTCCTTCGCGTGCAAGCACGGAGTGCACAATCCGAAGAAGTCAGGAATGCGTTAGACGATGCGAGTGCGCGCGTGGAAACCATCGCCCAAGTGCATGATCACCTATGGCGTGGTTCGCAAATCGGCTTTGTCGACCTGGAAGATTTTATGACCGAGCTTTGCAAAAAATTGAAGGGGGCAACCGAGGGGCTTTCCTTGCACTGCCATGCAGATTCAATGTTGCTTTCTGCGGATCACGCAATTCCGCTAGGATTGTTGGTCAACGAGCTCGTTACCAACGCGGTGAAGTATGCTTACCCGGAAGGCAAAGGCGCGATCGAAATCTCTGCCCGCGAGATAGAGGGACAACTTCGCCTCGAAGTTTCCGACCAAGGCATCGGCCTGCCGGATGGCTTTGACATCGATCAACCGCGCACCAGTTTGGGGTTTAAGGTCGTCAAAGGCCTGGTTGGCCAGCTTCAGGGACATATAGCCGTTGTTACTGGCGCGACGAAAGGAGCGCGGTTTTTGGTAAACTTACCTATTCTTCGTAAGAAGGTGATCTGA
- a CDS encoding Crp/Fnr family transcriptional regulator has translation MTLSSGIGNRLLAGLPAADLDLLAPDLEMVALDRDSVVSRAGDQTEHVLFPHSGAISVMIDMANGQTVASAAIGREGAVGTLSVLGPSPAAVTAIVRAAGTASRIPASRFHAAFSRSPAIRHAVQIHFKAMLIQLQIGGACNALHSVQARMARWLLHLRDRVDHDVLPLTQEALSQILGVRRTTVTLLMRNLRASGAIISERRGEIEIDPSRLAAVACECRDTMRLEIEGIFSMNATQSRVLVLPTQ, from the coding sequence GTGACGCTTTCCAGCGGGATCGGTAACCGACTTTTGGCAGGACTACCGGCGGCGGATCTCGATCTGCTGGCACCCGACCTAGAGATGGTCGCGCTCGATCGGGACTCGGTCGTCTCGCGGGCGGGTGACCAGACCGAGCACGTCCTCTTCCCCCATAGTGGCGCCATTTCTGTGATGATCGACATGGCGAACGGGCAGACGGTCGCCAGCGCCGCAATAGGGCGCGAGGGAGCAGTAGGCACTCTTTCCGTGCTCGGGCCGTCTCCTGCGGCCGTTACCGCCATCGTTCGTGCCGCGGGCACCGCCTCGCGGATCCCCGCATCGCGATTCCACGCCGCTTTCAGCCGGAGCCCCGCGATCCGTCACGCAGTCCAGATTCACTTCAAGGCGATGCTGATACAGCTACAAATCGGCGGGGCCTGCAATGCGCTGCATTCGGTCCAAGCCCGCATGGCGCGCTGGCTGCTCCATCTTCGCGACCGCGTCGACCACGACGTCCTCCCGCTCACCCAGGAGGCGCTTTCGCAAATACTAGGTGTGCGACGAACGACGGTGACGCTCCTGATGCGGAATCTGCGCGCTTCCGGAGCGATCATATCTGAACGGCGAGGCGAAATCGAGATCGACCCTTCGCGGCTCGCAGCGGTGGCGTGCGAATGCCGCGACACCATGCGTCTCGAAATCGAGGGGATCTTCTCTATGAATGCAACCCAATCTCGCGTTTTGGTTCTGCCGACGCAGTAA
- a CDS encoding recombinase family protein, producing the protein MSVRTYDDRARSGGSLMGRNGLLQLLDDAREKSFDIVIVEALDRLSRDMEDLAGIHKRLSFLGIEIRAVHEGVVNTVLVGLRGLVGQLYREDNAHKVRRGLAGRIKQGLAGGGLTYGYAAIAGRTGERVIVEAEAQIIQRIFQEYIEGRTPREIAHDLNKDGVSPPRGRAWNASTINGNLERGAGILQNELYVGRLVWNKVRMVKDPDTGKRLSRPNPRSERQVADVPHLAIIKPELFAAAQKRKEERGHTHPSHQRRPRRMLSGLLRCGWCGAGMSTNGRDKSGRVRIRCSAATENGTCPDAKTFYLDTVESAVLTGLQAELRAPKVIAEYVRTYLEERKRLAITSNAKRQRLEQQLAQLNREIERLVDAIAKGHGDPSILGPRSTALGAERERISEELRSEPPAAKEVALHPAILKRYEEQLGRLEEALTKGIRSGDGEAAEAIRDLIERVTVFRDPSRLGGVTVEISGRLNALLGEKAFPNQVKGVWETW; encoded by the coding sequence ATGTCCGTCCGCACGTATGATGATCGGGCTCGCTCCGGTGGCTCATTGATGGGACGCAACGGCCTGCTGCAGCTGTTGGACGATGCCAGGGAGAAATCCTTTGATATTGTCATCGTTGAAGCCCTTGATCGTCTCTCCCGCGACATGGAAGACCTTGCGGGCATCCATAAGCGGCTATCCTTTCTCGGGATCGAGATCCGGGCAGTCCATGAAGGCGTCGTCAACACTGTGCTGGTCGGCCTTCGCGGCTTGGTCGGACAACTCTATCGCGAAGATAACGCACATAAGGTGCGTCGCGGTCTGGCCGGGCGGATCAAACAAGGCTTGGCTGGAGGCGGCCTGACATACGGATATGCCGCGATCGCCGGAAGAACGGGTGAGCGCGTTATCGTCGAGGCCGAGGCACAAATTATTCAGCGCATCTTCCAGGAATACATCGAGGGTCGAACCCCTCGCGAAATCGCGCACGATCTCAACAAGGACGGAGTATCACCTCCGCGAGGTCGAGCATGGAATGCCTCAACGATCAACGGCAACCTTGAGAGGGGAGCCGGCATCCTGCAGAACGAGCTTTATGTAGGACGTCTCGTTTGGAACAAGGTCAGGATGGTGAAAGATCCTGACACGGGAAAACGACTGTCACGCCCCAACCCGCGGAGTGAGCGGCAGGTTGCTGACGTTCCGCATCTTGCAATTATCAAACCCGAATTGTTCGCGGCGGCTCAAAAGCGCAAAGAAGAGCGCGGTCATACCCACCCTAGCCATCAACGCCGGCCGCGACGGATGCTGTCTGGTCTGCTCCGTTGCGGTTGGTGCGGTGCGGGCATGTCAACCAATGGGCGAGACAAATCGGGGCGTGTTCGCATTCGCTGCTCAGCAGCGACGGAGAACGGCACGTGCCCGGACGCAAAGACCTTCTATCTTGACACGGTTGAGAGCGCTGTTCTCACAGGGCTGCAGGCCGAGTTGCGTGCGCCGAAAGTCATTGCGGAGTACGTGCGTACTTACCTCGAAGAGCGAAAACGCCTCGCGATCACATCGAATGCAAAGAGGCAGCGTCTCGAACAGCAGCTCGCGCAGCTGAATCGAGAAATCGAACGACTGGTGGATGCGATCGCAAAAGGGCACGGCGATCCATCCATTCTCGGTCCGCGATCGACCGCCCTCGGTGCCGAACGCGAGCGAATATCTGAAGAGTTGCGGAGTGAACCGCCGGCCGCAAAAGAGGTCGCCCTGCATCCAGCTATTCTCAAGCGATATGAAGAACAGCTAGGTCGGCTCGAGGAGGCGCTAACGAAGGGTATCCGTTCGGGCGACGGAGAGGCGGCCGAAGCCATCAGAGACCTGATCGAGAGGGTCACTGTCTTCCGAGATCCATCACGCCTCGGTGGCGTAACGGTGGAGATATCAGGCCGGTTAAACGCCCTGTTGGGGGAAAAAGCTTTCCCAAACCAAGTCAAAGGGGTTTGGGAAACATGGTAG
- a CDS encoding class I SAM-dependent methyltransferase, which translates to MAADISRAGVEKAYGRWAPVYDLVFGKVFDAGRQSTIAEADRIGGRILDVGVGTGLSLSDYSRTTKICGVDISEPMLRKAQARVRALRLSNVEVLSVMDAKNLAFPENFFDAVVAQYVITAVPDPEGTLDEFVRVLKPGGELILVNHIGAESGPRKLFELAFAPVARRLGWRPEFPWQRLVDWAAKHGGITLAERRPMPPMGHFSLIRYRKS; encoded by the coding sequence ATGGCAGCAGACATCTCGCGGGCCGGGGTCGAGAAGGCCTATGGCCGCTGGGCGCCGGTCTACGATCTCGTGTTCGGCAAGGTGTTCGACGCCGGGCGGCAGTCGACCATCGCGGAGGCCGACCGCATCGGCGGCCGCATCCTCGACGTCGGCGTCGGCACCGGGCTTTCGCTGTCCGACTATTCGCGCACCACAAAGATCTGCGGCGTGGACATCTCCGAGCCGATGCTGCGCAAGGCGCAGGCGCGCGTGCGCGCGCTGCGGCTCAGCAATGTCGAGGTGCTCTCGGTGATGGACGCGAAAAACCTCGCCTTCCCCGAAAACTTCTTCGACGCGGTGGTCGCGCAATATGTCATCACCGCCGTGCCCGATCCCGAAGGCACGCTCGACGAGTTCGTGCGCGTGCTGAAGCCCGGCGGCGAGCTGATCCTCGTCAACCACATCGGTGCCGAGAGCGGTCCGCGCAAGCTGTTCGAGCTCGCCTTCGCGCCCGTCGCCCGCCGCCTCGGCTGGCGCCCGGAATTCCCGTGGCAGCGCCTGGTCGACTGGGCCGCAAAGCACGGCGGCATCACGCTGGCCGAGCGCCGCCCGATGCCGCCGATGGGCCACTTTTCGCTGATCCGCTACCGCAAATCGTGA
- the mnmA gene encoding tRNA 2-thiouridine(34) synthase MnmA: protein MLNSLDLEGRPQDTRVVVAMSGGVDSSTTAALLKAEGYDVVGITLQLYDHGAATHRKGACCAGQDIHDARDVAAKLGIPHYVLDYEDRFRESVIDNFADSYALGETPVPCIECNRSIKFRDLLKTARELGAQALATGHYVASRRLDDGSRVLVCAADADRDQSYFLFATTQEQLDYLRFPLGDMTKPETRELARRFGLAVADKHDSQDICFVPTGRYTDIITRLRPNAMDPGDIVDLDGRVLGRHNGIANFTVGQRRGLGIAAHAPLFVVRLEAANRRVVVGPREALKMHRISLRDVNWLGGGDIDSAIGNGLEMFVRVRSTRSPQPAWLRGAGGHYEIELVAGEEGVSPGQACVFYDAPSGQARVLGGGFIQSAAAKVASNPARPLVEAVRG, encoded by the coding sequence ATGCTCAACAGTCTGGATCTCGAAGGCCGTCCGCAGGACACCAGGGTCGTCGTCGCCATGTCGGGCGGCGTCGATTCCTCGACGACGGCTGCGCTGCTCAAGGCTGAGGGCTACGACGTCGTCGGCATCACGCTCCAGCTCTACGACCATGGCGCGGCGACCCATCGCAAGGGCGCCTGCTGCGCCGGCCAGGACATCCACGACGCCCGCGACGTTGCCGCCAAGCTCGGCATTCCCCATTACGTGCTCGACTACGAGGACCGTTTTCGCGAGTCCGTCATCGACAATTTCGCCGACTCTTATGCTCTTGGTGAAACGCCGGTGCCGTGCATCGAGTGCAACCGCTCGATCAAGTTTCGCGACCTACTCAAGACCGCGCGCGAGTTAGGGGCCCAGGCGCTCGCCACCGGCCATTACGTCGCCTCGCGCCGTCTCGACGACGGCTCGCGCGTGCTGGTCTGCGCCGCCGATGCCGATCGCGACCAGAGCTACTTCCTGTTCGCGACCACGCAGGAACAGCTCGACTATCTGCGCTTTCCGCTCGGCGACATGACCAAGCCGGAGACGCGCGAGCTCGCGCGCCGCTTCGGTCTTGCGGTCGCTGACAAGCACGACAGCCAGGACATCTGCTTCGTGCCCACGGGGCGCTACACCGACATCATCACCCGCCTGCGGCCGAACGCGATGGACCCCGGCGACATCGTCGATCTCGACGGCCGCGTGCTCGGCCGGCACAACGGCATCGCCAATTTCACCGTCGGCCAGCGCCGCGGTCTCGGCATCGCCGCTCACGCGCCGCTGTTCGTGGTGCGGCTCGAGGCCGCCAATCGCCGCGTCGTCGTCGGCCCGCGCGAGGCGCTGAAGATGCACCGCATCAGCTTGCGCGACGTCAACTGGCTCGGCGGCGGTGATATCGATAGCGCCATCGGCAATGGCCTCGAGATGTTCGTGCGCGTGCGCTCGACGCGCAGCCCCCAGCCGGCGTGGCTGCGCGGCGCTGGCGGCCATTACGAGATCGAGCTCGTCGCCGGCGAGGAGGGCGTCTCGCCGGGCCAGGCCTGCGTGTTCTACGATGCGCCCTCGGGGCAGGCGCGCGTGCTCGGCGGCGGCTTCATCCAGAGCGCCGCGGCGAAGGTTGCGAGCAACCCTGCGAGGCCGCTGGTGGAAGCGGTGCGCGGCTAG
- a CDS encoding flagellar hook-length control protein FliK, which produces MVGRTSDVAASVPVPSAQQKTARSQGPKDTSTNDAFGSLVDSNTQAISNNAASQAQDSAPRRTDSASSAADKSPRDTSSTDQSSQSKASDDTDNSAPAGSETTDDPAKATDTASAKSKDKTKDKPEASDAKSADKSDETKGDKADGTDGLAAAVATDAAAAAQVDATQAAVPDPNAIVVAAPVVPLDPNAAANQAGDAVASPLTIAAAGLAASASTAAQIAGAKTDTATAGDKSAKAAGAKVDAETSATLADAATGTTDGTATDAKTNGGLIAAAVDQGTPKTSFKAAATAPGASDVSNIGQDAGKANAATAQTPATATGAAAHPQAAKPQDDAGATDAKAAPADRAADAAPGAPATHAHANAQSPVAATDTSAQAASAVQAPLTTTTSAATASTATLTATAATSTAVPINAVPIEIAAAARAGKTRFDISLDPIDLGRIDVRINVDRNGQVTSHLTVEKPETLQMLRQDAPQLQRALDDAGFKTGSNGLSFSLRDQNSSGQNSGRNNDNGGNARRLIISEDDTVPAAPVGRGYGRMLGSSSGVDIRV; this is translated from the coding sequence GTGGTCGGTCGGACGTCAGATGTAGCTGCCAGCGTGCCGGTTCCTAGCGCGCAGCAAAAGACTGCACGCTCGCAAGGGCCGAAGGACACGTCGACGAACGACGCCTTCGGCTCGCTGGTCGACAGTAATACCCAGGCGATCAGCAACAACGCGGCCTCGCAGGCGCAGGACAGCGCGCCGCGGCGGACCGATTCGGCGTCGTCCGCCGCAGACAAGAGCCCGCGCGACACCTCCTCGACCGACCAGTCCTCGCAGAGCAAGGCGAGCGACGACACTGACAATTCCGCGCCCGCCGGGAGCGAGACGACGGACGATCCGGCCAAAGCCACGGACACGGCGTCGGCCAAGAGCAAGGACAAGACCAAGGACAAGCCGGAGGCGTCCGACGCCAAATCGGCGGACAAGTCCGACGAGACCAAGGGCGACAAGGCCGACGGCACCGACGGGCTCGCCGCCGCCGTCGCAACCGATGCCGCCGCAGCCGCGCAAGTGGACGCGACCCAGGCCGCCGTGCCCGATCCGAACGCGATCGTGGTGGCCGCGCCGGTCGTGCCTCTCGATCCGAACGCTGCGGCGAACCAGGCCGGCGATGCCGTCGCCTCGCCGCTGACGATCGCCGCCGCCGGCCTCGCCGCCAGCGCCTCCACCGCGGCGCAGATCGCCGGCGCCAAGACCGATACCGCGACGGCGGGCGACAAGAGCGCCAAGGCCGCGGGCGCCAAGGTCGATGCCGAGACCTCGGCGACGCTCGCGGACGCCGCGACCGGCACCACCGACGGCACCGCGACCGACGCCAAGACCAATGGCGGACTGATCGCCGCCGCCGTTGACCAGGGCACGCCGAAGACCTCGTTCAAGGCCGCCGCCACCGCGCCAGGCGCGAGCGACGTCTCCAATATCGGCCAGGACGCGGGCAAGGCGAATGCCGCGACCGCGCAAACGCCGGCGACCGCGACGGGCGCCGCCGCGCATCCGCAAGCGGCCAAGCCGCAAGACGATGCCGGCGCGACCGACGCGAAGGCTGCTCCCGCCGACCGAGCCGCCGATGCAGCGCCTGGCGCACCGGCCACGCACGCCCATGCGAATGCGCAAAGCCCCGTCGCCGCGACCGACACCAGCGCGCAGGCGGCCTCCGCCGTGCAGGCGCCCCTGACTACGACGACGTCGGCCGCGACGGCATCGACCGCAACGCTCACCGCGACCGCGGCAACTTCGACTGCCGTGCCGATCAACGCCGTGCCGATCGAGATCGCGGCCGCCGCGCGCGCCGGCAAGACGCGCTTCGACATCAGCCTCGATCCGATCGATCTCGGCCGCATCGACGTCCGCATCAATGTCGACCGCAACGGCCAGGTCACCTCGCATCTCACCGTCGAGAAGCCGGAGACGCTGCAGATGCTGCGGCAGGACGCGCCGCAATTGCAGCGCGCGCTCGACGATGCCGGCTTCAAGACCGGCAGCAACGGACTCTCCTTCAGCCTGCGCGACCAGAATTCGTCGGGCCAGAACTCCGGCCGGAACAACGACAATGGCGGCAATGCCCGCCGCCTGATCATCAGCGAGGACGACACCGTTCCCGCAGCGCCCGTGGGACGCGGCTACGGCCGCATGCTCGGATCGAGCAGCGGCGTCGACATCAGAGTGTGA
- a CDS encoding flagellar hook assembly protein FlgD, whose product MTTTNAATAPSVVSGTTDVPKSSSSNSLSSSTGSTLAGNFQTFLTLLTTQLQNQNPLDPLDTNQFTQQLVQFAGVEQQLKTNDALSQLVTLQQTTQATQALGFVGKTALVDGSTATMKNSSATWHLNVPSDSTVDITVANSSGQTVFTGKYTAAAGTDIPFTWNGQGNDGTQWPDGKYTISATGKDVANNNVGIAAQVQGVVSSVDLTQSPPLLTIDGASYTLSQVKSIIATSSN is encoded by the coding sequence ATGACCACCACGAATGCCGCCACCGCCCCTTCCGTTGTCTCCGGCACGACCGACGTCCCGAAATCGTCCTCGTCGAACTCGCTGAGCTCGAGCACGGGATCGACGCTCGCCGGCAACTTCCAGACCTTCCTGACGCTGCTGACGACGCAGCTGCAGAACCAGAACCCGCTCGATCCGCTCGACACCAACCAGTTCACCCAGCAGCTGGTGCAGTTCGCCGGCGTCGAGCAGCAGCTCAAGACCAACGATGCGCTGTCCCAGCTCGTCACGCTGCAACAGACCACGCAGGCGACCCAGGCGCTGGGCTTCGTCGGCAAGACCGCGCTGGTCGACGGCTCGACCGCGACCATGAAGAACTCGTCGGCGACCTGGCATCTCAACGTGCCCAGCGACTCGACCGTGGATATCACCGTCGCCAATTCCAGCGGCCAGACCGTGTTCACTGGCAAATACACCGCCGCCGCCGGCACCGACATTCCCTTCACCTGGAACGGCCAGGGCAATGACGGCACGCAATGGCCCGACGGCAAGTACACGATCTCGGCCACGGGCAAGGATGTCGCGAACAACAATGTCGGCATCGCCGCGCAGGTGCAGGGCGTGGTGTCGTCGGTCGACCTGACCCAGTCGCCGCCGCTGCTCACCATCGACGGCGCCAGCTACACCCTGAGCCAGGTGAAGAGCATCATCGCGACCAGCAGCAATTAA
- a CDS encoding DUF1153 domain-containing protein, which produces MTEPHRPRVKYVIGPDGSPLTIADLPAPGTKRWVIRRKAEVVAAVRGGLLSLEEACSRYTLTVDEFLSWQFSIDQHGLAGLRTTRIQQYRQ; this is translated from the coding sequence ATGACAGAACCCCATCGCCCGAGGGTAAAATACGTCATCGGGCCGGACGGCAGTCCGCTGACGATCGCAGATCTGCCAGCACCCGGCACCAAACGCTGGGTCATCCGCCGCAAGGCTGAAGTCGTCGCCGCCGTCCGTGGCGGACTTCTCTCCCTTGAGGAGGCCTGCAGCCGTTATACGCTGACGGTCGACGAATTCCTCTCTTGGCAGTTTTCCATCGACCAGCACGGTCTGGCGGGTCTTCGCACCACCCGCATCCAGCAATATCGCCAGTAA
- the fliF gene encoding flagellar basal-body MS-ring/collar protein FliF: MQGLADFLKGIGAARFGAMIAVTAALVGFFAFVIMRVTTPQMTTLFTDLSVEDSSSIIKDLERQAIQFELRNEGTIIMVPKDKVTRLRMKLAEGGLPKGGGVGYEVFDKSDALGTTSFVQNINHLRALEGELARTIRAIDRIQAARVHLVLPERPLFSREAPEPSASIVVRVRGALEAQQIRAIRHLVASAVNGLKPQRVSIVDEAGQLLADGAATDPEQALGDERRTTFEKRMRKQVEDIVSSVVGSGRARVQLSADFDFNKITQTSDKFDPEGRVLRSTQTREESSMTADNNGQVTVNNELPGNQQNNGVAAKDQSKKTEETNNYEISRTTKTEVTEAGRVNRISVAVLVDGIYSKNDKGELAYQDRTKEQLDRIATLVRSAIGFDQKRGDQVEVVNLRFADAPSTAPIAEPSGFLGMLQFTKDDVMYFVELGVMMLLGLVVLFMVIRPLVKRILASDEVAAAISGVLSGPAASDEAAPAAGQALLPGGAASAIDVATIQGQVHAQSVHRVGELAERNPNETVAIIRQWLTEPAK; this comes from the coding sequence TTGCAAGGTCTTGCGGACTTCTTAAAAGGTATCGGCGCCGCCCGCTTCGGGGCGATGATCGCGGTCACCGCCGCGCTCGTCGGCTTCTTCGCGTTCGTCATCATGCGGGTCACCACGCCGCAGATGACGACGCTGTTCACCGACCTCTCGGTGGAAGATTCTTCCAGCATTATCAAGGACCTGGAACGCCAGGCCATCCAGTTCGAGCTGCGCAATGAGGGCACCATCATCATGGTGCCCAAGGACAAGGTGACGCGGCTGCGGATGAAGCTCGCCGAGGGCGGCCTGCCCAAGGGCGGCGGCGTCGGCTACGAGGTGTTCGACAAGTCGGACGCGCTCGGCACCACCTCTTTCGTCCAGAACATCAATCATCTGCGCGCGCTGGAAGGCGAGCTCGCCCGCACCATCCGTGCCATCGACCGCATCCAGGCCGCCCGCGTCCATCTGGTGCTGCCCGAGCGCCCGCTGTTCTCGCGCGAGGCGCCGGAGCCGTCCGCCTCGATCGTGGTGCGGGTCCGCGGCGCGCTGGAGGCGCAGCAGATCAGGGCCATCCGCCATCTCGTCGCCTCCGCCGTCAACGGACTGAAGCCGCAGCGGGTCTCGATCGTCGACGAGGCCGGCCAGCTGCTCGCCGACGGCGCCGCGACCGATCCGGAGCAGGCGCTCGGCGACGAGCGCCGCACCACCTTCGAGAAGCGGATGCGCAAGCAGGTCGAGGACATCGTCTCCTCGGTGGTCGGGTCGGGCCGCGCCCGCGTCCAGCTCTCCGCCGATTTCGACTTCAACAAGATCACCCAGACCTCGGACAAGTTCGACCCCGAGGGCCGCGTGCTGCGCTCTACCCAGACCCGCGAAGAAAGCAGCATGACCGCCGACAACAACGGCCAGGTCACCGTCAACAACGAGCTGCCGGGCAACCAGCAGAACAACGGCGTCGCGGCCAAGGACCAGAGCAAGAAGACCGAGGAGACCAACAATTACGAGATCTCCCGCACCACCAAGACCGAGGTGACCGAAGCCGGCCGGGTCAACCGCATCTCCGTCGCGGTGCTGGTCGACGGCATCTACAGCAAGAACGACAAGGGCGAGCTGGCCTATCAGGACCGCACCAAGGAGCAGCTCGACCGCATCGCGACCCTGGTGCGCTCGGCCATCGGCTTCGACCAGAAGCGCGGCGACCAGGTCGAGGTCGTCAATCTGCGCTTTGCCGATGCCCCCTCCACCGCCCCGATCGCCGAGCCGTCGGGCTTCCTCGGCATGCTCCAGTTCACCAAGGACGACGTCATGTACTTCGTCGAGCTCGGCGTGATGATGCTGCTCGGCCTGGTCGTGCTGTTCATGGTGATCCGCCCGCTGGTCAAGCGCATCCTGGCTTCCGACGAGGTCGCCGCCGCCATCAGTGGCGTGCTCTCCGGCCCGGCCGCCTCGGACGAGGCCGCGCCGGCCGCCGGCCAGGCGCTGCTGCCCGGCGGCGCCGCCAGCGCGATCGACGTCGCAACCATCCAGGGCCAGGTCCATGCCCAGTCAGTTCATCGTGTCGGCGAGCTCGCCGAACGCAACCCCAACGAAACCGTCGCCATCATTCGCCAATGGCTGACCGAACCCGCGAAATGA
- the fliG gene encoding flagellar motor switch protein FliG produces the protein MAANLQNANSNDITSVISTLGARQGSRAGAKTEAVAGPKRAAILMLALGEQYGGKIWSMLDDDEVRQLSLEMSTLGTVEVDTVEDMLLEFVSRMSASGALMGNFDATERLLQQYLPPERVNGIMDEIRGPAGRNMWEKLSNVQEEVLANYLKNEYPQTIAVVLSKLKPEHAARVLGIFPEDLALDVVNRMLKMEAVQKEVIESVEKTLRTEFMSNLSQTRRRDAHEVMAEIFNNFDRQTETRFITSLEEDNRESAERIKALMFTFDDLVKLDSGSAQTLMRNVDKDKLGVALKSANEDVRNFFFGNMSSRAAKMLQDDMAAMGPVRLRDVDEAQALLVNLAKDLAAKGEIMLTKNRADDELVY, from the coding sequence ATGGCCGCCAACCTGCAAAACGCCAACTCCAACGACATCACCAGCGTGATCTCGACGCTCGGCGCCCGCCAGGGCAGCCGTGCGGGCGCCAAGACCGAGGCGGTGGCGGGACCCAAGCGCGCCGCGATCCTGATGCTGGCGCTGGGCGAGCAATACGGCGGCAAGATCTGGTCGATGCTCGACGACGACGAGGTGCGCCAGCTTTCGCTGGAAATGTCGACGCTCGGCACCGTCGAGGTCGACACGGTCGAGGACATGCTGCTCGAGTTCGTCTCGCGCATGTCGGCCTCGGGCGCGCTGATGGGCAATTTCGACGCCACCGAACGGCTGCTCCAGCAATACCTGCCGCCGGAGCGCGTCAACGGCATCATGGACGAGATCCGCGGCCCCGCCGGGCGCAACATGTGGGAGAAGCTTTCCAACGTGCAGGAAGAGGTTCTCGCCAACTATCTCAAGAACGAATATCCGCAGACCATCGCGGTGGTGCTGTCGAAGCTGAAGCCGGAGCACGCCGCGCGCGTGCTCGGCATCTTCCCCGAGGACCTCGCGCTCGACGTCGTCAACCGCATGCTGAAGATGGAAGCGGTGCAGAAGGAGGTGATCGAGAGCGTGGAGAAGACGCTGCGCACCGAATTCATGTCCAACCTGTCGCAGACCCGCCGCCGCGACGCCCACGAGGTGATGGCCGAAATCTTCAACAATTTCGACCGCCAGACCGAAACCCGCTTCATCACCTCGCTGGAAGAGGACAACCGGGAATCGGCCGAGCGCATCAAGGCTCTGATGTTCACCTTCGACGACCTCGTGAAGCTGGATTCCGGCTCGGCCCAGACCCTGATGCGCAACGTCGACAAGGACAAGCTCGGCGTCGCGCTCAAGAGCGCCAACGAGGACGTCCGCAACTTCTTCTTCGGCAACATGTCCTCGCGCGCGGCCAAGATGCTCCAGGACGACATGGCGGCGATGGGCCCGGTCCGTCTGCGCGACGTCGACGAGGCGCAGGCGCTGCTGGTCAACCTCGCCAAGGATCTCGCCGCCAAGGGCGAGATCATGCTGACCAAGAACCGCGCCGACGACGAACTGGTGTATTGA